The following proteins are co-located in the Triticum aestivum cultivar Chinese Spring chromosome 1A, IWGSC CS RefSeq v2.1, whole genome shotgun sequence genome:
- the LOC123180464 gene encoding (R)-specific enoyl-CoA hydratase → MRLVSLTRAATHVRAASTTATIAAALKVGDALRPRRRRFTEDDVAAYAGVSGDRNPVHLDDAFARGTGGFQRGRVVHGMLVASLFPALIASHFPGAVYASQSLKFAAPVHVGDEVVAQVQALHIKATGGRHIVKFATKCFMDDEETLAIDGEAMAFLPTLQLSAEAIE, encoded by the exons ATGCGTCTCGTCAGCCTCACCCGCGCGGCCACTCACGTCCGCGCGGCGTCGACGACGGCAACCATAGCGGCGGCGCTGAAGGTGGGCGACGCGCTGCGCCCGCGCCGGCGGCGGTTCACGGAGGACGACGTGGCGGCGTACGCGGGGGTGAGCGGCGACCGCAACCCCGTCCACCTTGATGATGCCTTCGCGCGCGGGACGGGCGGGTTCCAGCGTGGCCGCGTGGTGCACGGCATGCTCGTCGCCTCCCTCTTCCCCGCCCTCATCGCCTCCCACTTC CCTGGAGCCGTGTACGCGAGCCAGTCCCTCAAGTTCGCGGCGCCGGTGCACGTCGGAGACGAGGTGGTCGCGCAGGTGCAGGCGCTCCACATCAAGGCCACCGGCGGAAGGCACAT CGTCAAGTTCGCCACCAAGTGCTTCATGGACGATGAGGAGACTCTCGCCATCGACGGCGAGGCCATGGCTTTTCTGCCCACGCTGCAGCTCAGCGCCGAGGCAATCGAGTGA
- the LOC123046576 gene encoding alcohol dehydrogenase 3-like: MATAGKVIKCKAAVAWEAGKPLSIEEVEVAPPQAMEVRVKILYTALCHTDVYFWEAKVSTQIIVYVSQKRLCFPIGVKTAWICNDEAGGIVESVGEGVTELVPGDHVLPVFTGECKDCAHCKSEESNLCDLLRINVDRGVMIGDGQSRFTINGKPIFHFVGTSTFSEYTVIHVGCLAKINPEAPLDKVCVLSCGISTGLGATLNVAKPKKGSTVAIFGLGAVGLAAMEGARMAGASRIIGVDLNPAKYEQAKKFGCTDFVNPKDHTKPVQEVLVEMTNGGVDRAVECTGHIDAMIAAFECVHDGWGVAVLVGVPHKEAVFKTYPMNFLNERTLKGTFFGNYKPRTDLPEVVEMYMRKELELEKFITHSVPFSQINTAFDLMLKGEGLRCIMRMDQ; encoded by the exons ATGGCGACCGCCGGGAAGGTGATCAAGTGCAAAG CGGCGGTGGCATGGGAGGCCGGGAAGCCGCTGTCGAtcgaggaggtggaggtggcgccGCCGCAGGCCATGGAGGTGCGCGTCAAGATCCTCTACACCGCCCTCTGCCACACCGACGTCTACTTCTGGGAAGCCAAGGTATCCACTCAAATAATTGTATATGTATCTCAAAAGCGTTTGTGTTTTCCTATTGG GGTCAAAACTGCTTGGATTTGTAATGATGAAGCTGGAGG CATCGTCGAGAGCGTCGGAGAAGGTGTGACTGAGCTTGTGCCGGGTGACCATGTCCTCCCGGTGTTCACCGGCGAGTGCAAGGACTGTGCCCACTGCAAGTCAGAGGAGAGCAACCTTTGTGATCTCCTCAGGATCAACGTCGATCGTGGCGTGATGATCGGCGATGGGCAGTCTCGCTTCACCATCAATGGGAAGCCGATTTTCCACTTCGTCGGGACCTCCACCTTCAGCGAGTACACCGTCATCCATGTCGGTTGCCTCGCAAAGATCAACCCCGAGGCGCCCCTTGACAAAGTTTGTGTTCTCAGCTGTGGCATCTCAACTG GACTTGGTGCTACGCTCAATGTCGCAAAACCAAAAAAGGGTTCCACGGTGGCAATTTTCGGTCTTGGAGCTGTAGGACTTGCT GCCATGGAAGGGGCCAGGATGGCTGGGGCATCAAGGATCATTGGTGTGGATTTGAACCCTGCAAAATACGAACAAG CTAAGAAATTTGGATGCACAGACTTTGTGAACCCAAAGGACCACACTAAGCCCGTGCAAGAG GTGCTTGTCGAGATGACCAATGGCGGAGTCGACCGTGCGGTTGAGTGCACTGGCCACATCGATGCAATGATCGCCGCCTTCGAATGTGTCCACGAT GGGTGGGGCGTGGCCGTGCTGGTTGGCGTGCCGCACAAGGAGGCGGTGTTCAAGACCTACCCAATGAACTTCCTCAACGAGAGGACCCTGAAAGGCACCTTCTTCGGCAACTACAAGCCACGCACCGACCTCCCGGAAGTCGTCGAGATGTACATGAGGAAGGAGCTGGAGCTGGAGAAGTTCATCACGCATAGCGTGCCCTTCTCGCAGATCAACACGGCGTTCGACCTCATGCTCAAGGGGGAGGGCCTGCGCTGCATCATGAGGATGGACCAGTAG
- the LOC123065983 gene encoding alcohol dehydrogenase 3-like: MATAGKVIKCKAAVAWEAGKPLSIEEVEVAPPQAMEVRVKILYTALCHTDVYFWEAKGQTPVFPRILGHEAGGIVESVGEGVIELVPGDHVLPVFTGECKDCAHCKSEESNLCDLLRPVDRGVMIGDGQSRFTINGKPIFHFAGTSTFSEYIVIHVGCLAKINPEAPLDKVCVLSCGISTGLGATLNVAKPKKGSTVAIFGLGAVGLAAMEGARMAGASRIIGVDLNPAKYEHAKEFGCTDFVNPKDHTKPVQEVLVEMTNGGVDRAVECTGDIDAMIAAFECVHDGWGVAVLVGVPHKEAVFKTHPVNFLNEKTLKGTLFGNYKPRTDLPKVVEMYMRKELDLEKFITHSVPFSEINTAFDLMLKGEGLRCIMRMDQ, encoded by the exons ATGGCTACCGCCGGGAAGGTGATCAAGTGCAAAG CGGCGGTGGCATGGGAGGCCGGGAAGCCGCTGTCGAtcgaggaggtggaggtggcgccGCCGCAGGCCATGGAGGTGCGCGTCAAGATCCTCTACACCGCCCTCTGCCACACTGACGTCTACTTCTGGGAAGCCAAG GGCCAAACTCCAGTTTTCCCTAGGATCTTGGGCCATGAAGCTGGAGG CATCGTTGAGAGCGTCGGAGAAGGCGTGATTGAGCTTGTGCCGGGTGACCATGTCCTCCCGGTGTTCACCGGCGAGTGTAAGGACTGTGCCCACTGCAAGTCAGAGGAGAGCAACCTTTGTGATCTCCTCAGGCCCGTGGATCGTGGCGTGATGATCGGCGATGGGCAGTCTCGCTTCACCATCAACGGGAAGCCGATTTTCCACTTTGCCGGGACCTCCACCTTCAGCGAGTACATCGTCATCCATGTCGGTTGCCTCGCGAAGATCAACCCCGAGGCGCCCCTCGACAAAGTTTGTGTTCTCAGTTGTGGCATCTCTACTG GACTTGGCGCCACGCTCAATGTCGCAAAACCAAAAAAGGGTTCCACGGTGGCGATTTTCGGTCTTGGAGCTGTAGGACTTGCT GCCATGGAAGGGGCCAGGATGGCTGGTGCATCAAGGATCATTGGTGTGGATTTGAACCCTGCAAAATACGAACACG ctaaggaatttggatgcacagaCTTTGTGAACCCAAAGGACCACACTAAGCCCGTGCAAGAG GTGCTTGTCGAGATGACCAATGGCGGAGTCGACCGCGCGGTTGAGTGCACTGGCGACATCGACGCCATGATCGCCGCCTTCGAATGTGTCCATGAT GGGTGGGGCGTGGCTGTGCTGGTGGGCGTGCCGCACAAGGAGGCGGTGTTCAAGACCCACCCAGTGAACTTCCTCAACGAGAAGACCTTGAAAGGCACCTTGTTCGGCAACTACAAGCCACGCACCGACCTCCCCAAAGTCGTGGAGATGTACATGAGGAAGGAGCTGGACCTGGAGAAGTTCATCACACATAGTGTGCCCTTCTCGGAAATCAACACGGCGTTCGACCTCATGCTCAAGGGGGAGGGCCTGCGCTGCATCATGAGGATGGACCAGTAG